The Pseudomonadota bacterium region AAGGCGCCGGGTCCATCGAACCGGGTCATGGTGGGCGTGCAGCAGCAAAAAGTGAACGGGCTTGCCATACGTTGCGATGGGCTCACCAAGCGCTACGGCGCCAAGCTCGCGGTCGACAACCTGAAGCTTGAAGTTGGCGTGGGCCAGTGCTTCGGCCTGCTTGGCCCGAACGGTGCGGGCAAGACGACCACGGTCGAGATGCTCGAGGGGCTCACCGCTCCGGACAGCGGCAGCATCGAAGTGCTCGGGCTGCGCTGGGGAACCGGAAACGACAGTCTGCTTCGCAGGCGCCTCGGCGTGCAGCTTCAAGAGACCGTGCTCGCCGACAAGCTGACCGTGCGCGAGACCATCCGCTTGTTTCGCTCGTTCTACCTTGCGGGCCCGAGTGTCGATGCGCTTATTGAGCTGCTCAACCTGCGCGCTGAAGCCAAGCAGCGCTTTCACACCCTTTCGGGGGGACAAAAGCAGCGAGTGGGGCTCGCTTGCGCGCTGGCCGGACAGCCCGAGCTGCTCTTCTTGGACGAGCCTACCACCGGCCTGGACCCGCGCGCTCGCAAGGAGCTGTGGGAGGTCGTGCGCAGCTTCCAGGCCCAGCAGGGCACGGTGCTCATCACCACGCACTACATGGAAGAAGCCGCGGCCCTCTGCGACCGGATTGCGATCGTGGACAACGGCAAGATCATCAGCGAAGGATCGCCAGCCGCACTGGTCGACAGCCTCGGCATCGTCCAGTTCGTGGAATTCGAGCTGGCTTCCGAGCGACCCGCGCCAGATGCGACATCTCTTCAGGCCCTCGGCGCTGTGCGCAGCCTCGAACAGCGCGGCAACCGCTACCGGCTGCGCATCGAGCGGGATCTGGCGGCACTACAAGCAGTGCTCGCCGAGCTGCAGCGCCAGCAGCTCAACCCGATGGGCCTGAGCACCCATCAAGCCACCCTGGACGACGTGTTCCTGGAGCTCACCGGGCGCGCCCTTCAGCCAGAGCCCGAACCGGACACGCCGGGCGCAACGACGAGCCCCGACGCCGACGTAGAGCGACTCCCGAGCGCGCCATGACAAGCGACTCCGACCCGAATTGCTCGTTTTCTCCGCTGCTCGAGCTGACGTGGACCCGACTGCGCGAGTTTTTCAGGGAGAAGGGGGCCGTAT contains the following coding sequences:
- a CDS encoding ABC transporter ATP-binding protein — encoded protein: MQQQKVNGLAIRCDGLTKRYGAKLAVDNLKLEVGVGQCFGLLGPNGAGKTTTVEMLEGLTAPDSGSIEVLGLRWGTGNDSLLRRRLGVQLQETVLADKLTVRETIRLFRSFYLAGPSVDALIELLNLRAEAKQRFHTLSGGQKQRVGLACALAGQPELLFLDEPTTGLDPRARKELWEVVRSFQAQQGTVLITTHYMEEAAALCDRIAIVDNGKIISEGSPAALVDSLGIVQFVEFELASERPAPDATSLQALGAVRSLEQRGNRYRLRIERDLAALQAVLAELQRQQLNPMGLSTHQATLDDVFLELTGRALQPEPEPDTPGATTSPDADVERLPSAP